One Campylobacter sp. MG1 genomic window carries:
- the exbB gene encoding TonB-system energizer ExbB, with translation MEFLKEYLDYFVFAILFFMSFLVLAFSIERLIFFKNIDIKNYKCKDELEIALSKNLTCLYIVYQNAPYIGLLGTVIGIMITFYDMANAATMDAKSIMLGLSLALKATALGLVVAIPTLMIYNAFIRKVDVVLSRFKENNESK, from the coding sequence GTGGAATTTTTGAAAGAATATTTAGATTATTTTGTGTTTGCGATATTATTTTTTATGAGCTTTTTAGTTTTGGCATTTAGTATTGAAAGGCTAATATTTTTTAAAAATATTGATATTAAAAATTATAAATGTAAAGATGAATTAGAAATAGCACTTAGCAAAAATCTCACCTGTCTTTACATCGTTTATCAAAACGCTCCTTATATAGGTTTGCTTGGCACGGTAATAGGCATAATGATTACATTTTATGATATGGCAAATGCGGCTACTATGGACGCAAAAAGTATTATGCTAGGGCTTTCGCTAGCACTAAAAGCAACAGCACTTGGACTTGTTGTAGCAATCCCAACTCTTATGATATACAACGCATTTATTAGAAAAGTTGATGTTGTATTATCAAGGTTTAAGGAAAATAATGAGAGTAAATAA
- a CDS encoding multiheme c-type cytochrome: MKTLLKFGACISLCTGALLASTAVTPQNDGIVPRTLHDYVNQETDFIEYLKTRHPMFKYEKEGNLVGKYSISNRQEEFVEFGGAANFEKDKGRSASITYRLGMESILDYPNKFVGPKKCGECHPAQYEAWNRSRHSKVIRFPDELEEAGGDPKKPMYNSEATILPKGVEADDVFVIVGTPRTKYGFIDKWLVRGTYHIEDGKLADGTGKMVAGGNQFSRLWAESLTPEVAKKIAEFSPGFPTKLEDFGKQTSSVWGVNSYGSTYKEKMMFQPASAYCEVCHSFKFDFKSKEEFLAAIGNKDELRKHAISKGISCEECHGAGAHLYGARGAGMPSNCERCHQRFAYDSEDAKNDPRKPFNSYFKSSCPSCGTEGSQMYNSMHYDKGMRCSTCHDPHEVTANDWKDPYTKVGLKKTCSDCHETQAEMFKYGGPHAKDNCTGCHMPNMMSCENFASIQNPDKGGFDNVRASHIWKIYVDKDAKTLNPPEGKERDPKTTKGWTIARKDGKFFVDLMWSCGRTSWSDANLVGPGASGCHSAVQSTLPKELHFTDQEQIYNKVMEWQTPVKEGFNKLELAIRKIDKEQAKMDNLSTKTKSEIILLTKEARVIYDKISKDGSWGVHGPKYALKLINEALVYVQQAQNLLDGKN, from the coding sequence AAAATGATGGAATAGTGCCTAGAACTCTTCATGATTATGTAAATCAAGAAACTGATTTCATAGAGTATTTAAAAACTAGACATCCAATGTTTAAATACGAAAAAGAAGGAAATTTAGTTGGAAAATATTCTATTTCTAATCGTCAAGAAGAATTCGTAGAATTCGGTGGTGCTGCAAATTTTGAAAAAGATAAAGGTCGCTCTGCGTCAATTACTTATCGCTTAGGAATGGAAAGTATTTTAGATTATCCAAACAAATTCGTTGGACCTAAAAAATGTGGTGAATGCCACCCTGCTCAATATGAAGCTTGGAATCGCTCACGCCACTCAAAAGTTATTCGTTTCCCTGATGAATTAGAAGAAGCTGGAGGAGACCCTAAAAAGCCTATGTATAATTCTGAAGCTACAATTTTACCAAAAGGTGTTGAAGCTGATGATGTATTTGTAATCGTAGGAACTCCTAGAACAAAATATGGTTTTATTGATAAATGGTTAGTTCGTGGAACTTATCACATTGAAGATGGAAAATTAGCTGATGGAACAGGTAAAATGGTTGCTGGTGGTAATCAATTTTCACGCCTTTGGGCTGAATCACTTACACCTGAAGTTGCAAAAAAAATCGCTGAATTTTCACCTGGCTTTCCTACAAAATTAGAAGATTTTGGCAAACAAACTTCAAGTGTTTGGGGAGTAAATTCTTATGGTTCTACTTATAAGGAAAAAATGATGTTTCAACCAGCATCTGCATATTGTGAAGTATGCCATAGCTTTAAATTTGATTTCAAATCTAAAGAAGAGTTCTTAGCAGCAATAGGAAATAAAGATGAACTTAGAAAACACGCAATTTCTAAAGGAATTAGCTGTGAAGAATGTCACGGAGCTGGAGCTCACCTTTACGGAGCAAGGGGTGCTGGTATGCCAAGTAATTGCGAAAGATGTCATCAAAGATTTGCTTATGATAGTGAAGATGCTAAAAATGACCCGAGAAAACCATTTAATAGTTACTTTAAATCATCTTGTCCATCTTGTGGAACTGAAGGCTCACAAATGTATAATTCTATGCACTATGATAAAGGTATGAGATGTTCAACTTGTCACGACCCACATGAAGTTACTGCAAATGATTGGAAAGACCCTTATACAAAAGTAGGACTTAAAAAAACTTGTAGTGATTGTCACGAAACTCAAGCTGAAATGTTTAAATATGGTGGACCACACGCTAAAGATAATTGTACAGGTTGTCACATGCCAAATATGATGAGTTGTGAAAACTTTGCTAGCATTCAAAACCCTGATAAAGGTGGATTTGACAATGTTCGTGCAAGTCATATATGGAAAATTTATGTAGATAAAGATGCAAAAACTCTAAATCCACCTGAAGGAAAAGAAAGAGATCCTAAGACAACTAAAGGTTGGACAATTGCTAGAAAAGATGGCAAATTCTTTGTGGATTTAATGTGGAGTTGTGGAAGAACTAGCTGGAGTGATGCAAATCTAGTTGGACCTGGGGCTAGTGGATGCCATAGTGCTGTACAATCAACTTTACCAAAAGAATTACATTTCACTGACCAAGAGCAAATCTATAATAAAGTTATGGAATGGCAAACACCGGTAAAAGAAGGTTTTAACAAACTTGAACTTGCAATTCGCAAAATTGATAAAGAACAAGCAAAAATGGATAATCTAAGCACAAAAACTAAATCAGAAATTATCCTACTTACAAAAGAAGCAAGAGTAATTTATGATAAAATTTCAAAAGATGGAAGCTGGGGTGTTCATGGTCCAAAATATGCTTTAAAATTAATAAATGAAGCATTAGTTTATGTACAACAAGCACAAAATTTACTAGATGGTAAAAATTAA
- a CDS encoding TonB-dependent receptor domain-containing protein: MKKSLKLSLVLCLMGGNISLAANENANLDTIEVNAESIGYNNFDSIKISNRNASNIRDVMRDIPGVYVGGTSNLNQKIYMRGMNEKGLNITIDGAREKGNIFHHSANLILDADMLKAVDVGVGVLSVVNNSGALGGSVAFKTVDATDLLEGDESFGGKIKSSFASNNKEWQKSLMLYGKTDIGFHALAYVKHSSYKFGKTPDGQRIGGTHGDDLNYLLKLGYDKDDHKIKFSYENTTYKGEYPLKGEFGITDTTDTFDQETPRKTAIFDYNYNPNDYVDFNFKAYITRHSLKHKKNNEQIFKDVANSKNKSASGSTRDSHVETKGLYINNKTILGSDDSFKHTLKYGLEYYTTSSFIDNIISYKATPTSIVKTKESDSPKDKVSNTSIYLEDTITYGNLNIIPGIRFDHYTMSNVGRGNTSFNNVSPALALDYKFNNGFNIFAGYAKVFRGPEPIETIKVSSGLVASLPGEDLKPETGNAYEVGFGYKNSFNEHNVSFMAKYFYTDYKNLIKELSTIEGQKTTLLRFNTNGAKVKGIELFAKYSYQDFSIGLGYTKQDTKYKDGVMVQGKGGSSLAKGDVLGYTDMGDKYTLNLEYFAAPIDTLFGYNFIAFAGKKLDDGTKRAGYGISDVYVSYMPSYVKNLEINLSVNNLFNKKYVSHTTRSATISSNTDWEAGRNIKLGFSYKF, encoded by the coding sequence TTGAAAAAGTCTTTGAAACTTTCTTTAGTTTTATGTTTAATGGGAGGGAATATAAGTTTAGCTGCTAATGAAAATGCTAATCTTGATACTATAGAAGTAAATGCTGAATCAATAGGATATAATAATTTTGATTCTATAAAAATTTCTAATAGAAATGCGAGTAATATCCGTGATGTAATGCGTGATATTCCCGGTGTTTATGTAGGCGGAACAAGTAATTTAAATCAAAAAATTTATATGCGTGGTATGAATGAAAAAGGTCTAAATATAACGATTGATGGTGCGAGAGAAAAAGGTAATATATTTCATCATTCAGCAAATTTAATATTAGATGCTGATATGCTAAAAGCTGTTGATGTTGGTGTTGGAGTTTTAAGCGTTGTAAATAATTCTGGTGCTTTAGGTGGTTCAGTTGCTTTTAAAACCGTAGATGCTACTGATTTATTAGAAGGCGATGAAAGTTTTGGAGGGAAAATAAAATCAAGTTTTGCAAGTAATAATAAAGAATGGCAAAAAAGCTTAATGCTTTATGGTAAAACTGACATAGGATTTCATGCTCTAGCTTATGTAAAACATAGTAGTTATAAATTTGGCAAAACTCCTGATGGACAAAGAATCGGTGGAACTCACGGAGATGATTTAAATTATTTATTAAAATTAGGTTATGATAAAGATGATCATAAAATAAAATTTAGCTATGAAAATACAACTTACAAAGGTGAGTATCCACTAAAAGGTGAATTTGGAATTACTGATACAACTGATACATTTGACCAAGAAACGCCTAGAAAAACAGCTATATTTGATTATAATTACAATCCTAATGATTATGTAGATTTTAATTTTAAAGCATACATTACAAGGCATAGTTTAAAACATAAAAAAAATAATGAACAAATTTTTAAAGATGTAGCAAATAGTAAAAATAAAAGCGCTTCTGGTAGCACAAGAGATTCTCATGTGGAAACAAAAGGCTTATATATTAATAATAAAACTATTTTAGGTAGTGATGATAGCTTTAAGCATACCCTAAAATATGGTTTAGAATACTATACAACTTCAAGTTTTATTGATAATATAATTTCTTATAAAGCAACTCCTACAAGTATTGTAAAAACAAAAGAATCTGATAGTCCTAAAGATAAAGTTAGCAATACTTCTATTTATTTAGAAGATACTATTACTTATGGTAATCTTAATATAATCCCTGGTATTAGGTTTGATCATTATACTATGAGTAACGTAGGTAGAGGTAATACTAGCTTTAATAATGTAAGCCCTGCACTAGCACTTGATTATAAATTTAATAATGGTTTTAATATATTTGCTGGATATGCTAAAGTATTTAGAGGACCTGAGCCAATTGAAACAATAAAGGTAAGTAGTGGTTTAGTAGCTTCACTTCCAGGAGAAGATTTAAAACCTGAAACTGGTAATGCATATGAGGTAGGCTTTGGTTATAAAAATAGTTTCAATGAGCATAATGTAAGCTTTATGGCTAAATATTTTTACACAGATTATAAAAATTTAATAAAAGAATTATCTACCATTGAAGGTCAAAAAACTACATTATTAAGATTTAATACAAATGGAGCTAAAGTTAAGGGAATTGAACTTTTTGCTAAATACTCTTATCAAGATTTTAGTATAGGACTAGGCTATACAAAGCAAGATACAAAATATAAAGATGGCGTTATGGTACAAGGAAAAGGTGGTAGCTCACTAGCTAAAGGTGATGTTTTAGGATATACCGATATGGGCGATAAATATACACTAAATTTAGAATATTTTGCAGCTCCTATTGATACATTATTTGGATATAACTTTATAGCATTTGCTGGTAAAAAACTAGATGATGGAACTAAAAGGGCTGGATATGGTATAAGTGATGTTTATGTATCTTATATGCCTAGTTATGTTAAAAATTTAGAAATAAATTTAAGTGTAAATAATTTATTTAATAAAAAATATGTTTCACACACTACAAGAAGTGCTACCATCTCAAGTAATACTGATTGGGAAGCAGGAAGAAATATAAAACTAGGCTTTAGTTACAAATTCTAA
- a CDS encoding rhodanese-like domain-containing protein, whose protein sequence is MFLRFIFAIFLSFNLFASEGDFAVVEGVIPISMAEVEKELGKKDVYIFDANVKEERIKYGYLPGSIFINTAEWVDLLPNDKNSKIIFYCLNRMCYASSDAALKAQKLGYKNVFVMLDGIQQWIISGRPIEKGGIKPLVKSHDISSWNDATDIKNYTDELHKNLRFGNLPACRDCHGSSGVIGNLANDKANVNDNCNSCHKEVKAEFSGSVHDKMTNPREKSPSCSDCHNIHDKIQLTSLAVKKLSDNKCGSCHEKEQMHYHETFHGKAMVLAKDGESKKIAACFDCHGTHNIHKPSNEKSTLFGEARVKTCEKCHEGSNENFASFIAHADHHDKDKFPLLYWAYVFMTGLVISVFAFFGLHTFLWSMKLIYMSIKYKNEWRAAKEKMHKDKVKIKRFSTLHRIQHFFVAASFLGLSFSGLPQKFYTAPWAETMINLMGGVIMATKIHHFSAFVMIAVFLSHIAEVVYNSWTKRDAIRDNNGKLSFKLFLAKLFGPDSLMPRMQDLRDVVAHFKWFIGKGERPQFDRFTYWEKFDYIAVFWGMFIIGFSGLILWFPEAFTKILPGFMLNLATLVHSDEALLATGFIFAVHFFNTHFRADRFPMDMVIFSGELSESELKHERASWYNRLKESGKLDELKNESDSFAKYFYFARIVGFLMLFTGLIFLFLIIYAYLNVLL, encoded by the coding sequence ATGTTTTTAAGATTTATTTTTGCCATCTTTTTAAGCTTTAACCTTTTTGCATCGGAAGGAGATTTCGCCGTAGTTGAAGGTGTGATTCCTATATCTATGGCTGAAGTTGAAAAAGAACTTGGCAAAAAAGATGTGTATATTTTTGATGCAAATGTAAAAGAAGAGCGTATTAAATATGGTTATTTACCAGGCTCAATATTTATAAATACAGCAGAATGGGTGGATTTATTACCTAATGACAAAAATTCAAAAATAATATTTTATTGTCTAAATAGAATGTGCTATGCAAGTAGCGATGCGGCTTTAAAAGCACAAAAATTGGGCTATAAAAATGTATTTGTAATGCTTGATGGTATTCAACAATGGATAATATCAGGTCGCCCTATTGAAAAAGGTGGAATTAAACCACTAGTAAAAAGTCATGATATAAGCAGTTGGAATGATGCAACTGATATAAAAAATTACACTGATGAATTACATAAAAATTTAAGATTTGGTAATCTACCAGCTTGTAGAGATTGTCATGGTAGTAGTGGTGTAATAGGAAATTTAGCAAATGATAAAGCAAATGTAAACGACAACTGTAATTCTTGTCATAAAGAAGTAAAAGCGGAATTTAGTGGTAGTGTACATGATAAAATGACAAACCCTAGAGAAAAATCACCATCATGCTCTGATTGCCACAATATTCATGACAAAATACAACTAACCTCATTAGCTGTTAAAAAATTAAGCGATAACAAATGTGGAAGTTGTCACGAAAAAGAGCAAATGCATTATCACGAAACTTTCCACGGAAAAGCTATGGTTTTAGCAAAAGATGGAGAAAGTAAAAAAATAGCTGCTTGCTTTGATTGTCATGGAACACACAATATCCACAAACCAAGTAATGAAAAATCAACATTATTTGGAGAGGCAAGAGTTAAAACTTGTGAAAAATGCCATGAAGGAAGCAATGAAAATTTTGCTAGCTTTATAGCTCACGCTGACCATCACGATAAAGATAAATTCCCATTATTATATTGGGCTTATGTATTTATGACAGGACTTGTAATATCAGTATTTGCATTCTTTGGTTTACATACATTCTTGTGGAGTATGAAACTAATTTATATGAGTATTAAATATAAAAATGAGTGGCGTGCAGCAAAAGAAAAAATGCATAAAGATAAGGTAAAAATTAAACGCTTTAGCACATTGCATAGAATTCAACATTTCTTTGTAGCTGCTTCGTTCTTAGGACTTAGTTTTAGTGGTTTACCACAAAAATTCTATACAGCTCCTTGGGCTGAAACTATGATAAATTTAATGGGTGGAGTTATAATGGCTACTAAAATACACCATTTTAGTGCATTTGTTATGATTGCAGTATTCTTAAGTCATATTGCTGAAGTAGTTTATAATTCTTGGACTAAGCGTGATGCTATCCGTGATAATAATGGAAAACTAAGCTTTAAATTATTCTTAGCAAAATTATTTGGACCTGATAGTTTAATGCCTAGAATGCAAGACTTAAGAGATGTTGTAGCTCACTTTAAATGGTTTATAGGAAAAGGTGAAAGACCACAATTTGATAGATTTACTTACTGGGAAAAATTTGATTATATAGCAGTATTCTGGGGTATGTTTATTATAGGATTTAGTGGATTAATCTTATGGTTCCCTGAAGCATTTACGAAAATTTTACCTGGCTTTATGCTAAATCTTGCAACGCTTGTGCATTCTGATGAAGCACTTTTAGCTACAGGATTTATTTTTGCGGTGCATTTTTTCAATACTCACTTTAGAGCTGATAGGTTCCCTATGGATATGGTTATCTTTAGTGGCGAATTAAGTGAAAGTGAATTAAAACATGAAAGAGCTAGTTGGTATAATAGATTAAAAGAAAGTGGAAAATTAGATGAGCTTAAAAATGAAAGCGATTCTTTTGCTAAATATTTTTATTTTGCAAGAATTGTTGGATTTTTAATGTTATTTACAGGGCTTATTTTCTTATTTTTAATAATATATGCATACTTAAATGTATTATTGTAA
- a CDS encoding DUF485 domain-containing protein: MDSNYDKSIRDFKSFVSLRNKVTFYLSAIIFICYYLFIASIGLFPEILGYKLGPSAITLGILIGVFLIILCCVITGLYTFFANYYFDKRQKEIIKALEQSGALKDLKDGKIN; encoded by the coding sequence ATGGACTCAAACTATGATAAGTCTATTAGAGATTTTAAAAGTTTTGTTTCTTTAAGAAATAAGGTTACATTTTATTTGTCGGCTATTATTTTTATATGCTATTATCTTTTTATAGCAAGTATAGGACTATTCCCAGAAATTTTAGGGTACAAATTAGGTCCTAGTGCAATTACACTTGGTATCTTAATTGGAGTATTTTTAATTATATTATGCTGTGTTATCACTGGTTTATATACATTTTTTGCTAATTATTATTTTGATAAAAGACAAAAAGAAATAATCAAAGCATTAGAACAATCTGGAGCATTAAAGGATTTAAAAGATGGAAAAATTAACTAA
- a CDS encoding cation acetate symporter, whose protein sequence is MEKLTNNLKFVLIFISPYINAAGFSNDKIEKTTFNPIAVTMFSIFVIITLVITFYSNKKSKSKSGFFTAGGNITGVQNGIAIAGDFMSAASFLGITALVFTNGFDGLVYSIGFLAGWPIILLIIAEKFRNLGKFTFADITAYRLENKPIRILSAISGLAVIVFYLIAQMVGAGQLIQLLFGLPYIIAVILVGILMILYVTFGGMHATTWVQIIKAILLLGGATFMSIMILYLTKFDFSYYFAKAIENHPKGEAIMIPGGFLPDTISAISLGLALMFGTAGLPHILMRFFTVKNAKEARKSVFYATGLIGYFYILTFIIGFGSIALLLSNPEFSNLDGTFKGSANMVAITLSEVIGGDYFLGFISAVAFSTILAVVAGLAISGAGAISHDLFVCVAKNGVCDLKTEMKVTKISTISIGIFAIFLGIIFEKQNVAFTVGLAFAIAASVNFPILLLSIYWKNLTTKGAFIGGLIGLITVLILVILSPSIWVKSFGFDQAIFPYDHPAIFSMPLTFILIYIISKLDNSKRAEIDKAGFKAQDFKAQSGIGISEAIEH, encoded by the coding sequence ATGGAAAAATTAACTAATAATTTAAAATTTGTATTAATTTTTATAAGTCCTTATATAAATGCTGCTGGTTTTAGTAATGATAAAATAGAAAAAACAACTTTTAACCCAATAGCTGTAACAATGTTCTCAATATTTGTAATAATAACTTTGGTTATAACATTTTATTCAAATAAAAAAAGTAAAAGTAAAAGCGGTTTTTTTACAGCAGGTGGAAATATAACTGGTGTCCAAAATGGTATTGCAATAGCTGGAGATTTTATGAGTGCAGCTAGTTTTTTAGGTATTACTGCTTTAGTTTTTACCAATGGCTTTGATGGACTTGTATATTCCATAGGTTTTTTAGCTGGTTGGCCAATCATTTTATTAATAATTGCTGAAAAATTTAGAAATTTAGGCAAATTTACATTCGCTGATATCACTGCATATAGATTAGAAAATAAACCTATTAGAATACTTTCAGCAATTTCAGGATTAGCTGTTATAGTATTTTATTTAATAGCGCAAATGGTTGGTGCTGGACAACTAATACAATTATTATTTGGTCTGCCTTATATAATAGCTGTTATATTAGTTGGTATATTAATGATACTTTATGTAACATTCGGTGGTATGCATGCTACTACTTGGGTGCAAATCATTAAAGCTATATTGCTATTAGGTGGTGCTACATTTATGTCTATTATGATTTTATATTTAACAAAATTTGATTTTAGTTATTATTTTGCAAAAGCTATTGAAAACCATCCTAAAGGGGAAGCAATAATGATTCCAGGTGGATTTTTACCAGATACTATATCAGCAATCTCATTAGGACTTGCATTAATGTTTGGAACTGCTGGTTTACCACATATTTTAATGAGATTTTTTACAGTAAAAAATGCTAAAGAAGCTAGAAAATCTGTTTTTTACGCTACAGGTCTTATAGGTTATTTTTACATTTTAACATTTATAATAGGTTTTGGTTCTATTGCTTTATTATTAAGCAACCCAGAATTTAGCAATCTAGATGGTACATTCAAAGGCAGTGCAAATATGGTTGCTATAACATTATCTGAAGTAATAGGTGGAGATTATTTTCTAGGCTTTATATCAGCAGTAGCATTCTCAACTATATTAGCTGTTGTTGCAGGTCTTGCAATTTCTGGTGCTGGAGCTATATCACATGACTTATTTGTTTGTGTTGCAAAAAATGGTGTATGTGATTTAAAAACTGAAATGAAAGTTACAAAAATTTCAACCATATCAATAGGTATTTTTGCAATATTTCTTGGTATAATCTTTGAAAAACAAAATGTAGCTTTTACAGTTGGCTTAGCATTTGCTATAGCTGCAAGCGTAAATTTTCCTATACTGTTACTTAGTATATATTGGAAAAATTTAACAACAAAAGGAGCGTTTATAGGTGGGTTAATAGGTTTAATTACTGTTTTGATATTAGTAATACTTAGTCCTAGTATATGGGTAAAAAGTTTTGGTTTTGATCAAGCAATTTTTCCATATGATCATCCTGCAATTTTTTCAATGCCACTTACATTTATTTTAATTTATATAATTTCAAAATTAGATAATTCAAAAAGAGCAGAAATTGATAAAGCTGGTTTTAAAGCACAAGATTTCAAGGCACAAAGCGGAATTGGAATAAGTGAAGCTATAGAGCATTAA
- the exbD gene encoding TonB system transport protein ExbD, which yields MRVNKEGLNLVPFIDIMLVLLCIVLSVSTFIAEEKIAINLPKSENSVSIDDKQKVFISINETGEIFYNESLLSVDELKTKLSSISKDEIVILRSDENASYKHFVKIVDILKELKHENFAIATEK from the coding sequence ATGAGAGTAAATAAAGAAGGCTTAAATCTAGTTCCATTTATTGATATTATGCTAGTTTTACTTTGCATTGTTTTAAGTGTTAGCACCTTTATAGCAGAAGAAAAAATCGCTATAAACTTACCAAAATCAGAAAATAGCGTAAGCATTGATGATAAGCAAAAAGTATTTATAAGTATTAATGAAACTGGTGAGATATTTTATAATGAGAGTTTGCTTAGCGTAGATGAATTAAAGACAAAATTATCAAGCATTAGTAAAGATGAAATTGTAATTTTACGCTCTGATGAGAACGCTAGTTATAAACATTTTGTAAAAATAGTGGATATTTTAAAAGAGTTAAAGCATGAAAATTTTGCTATTGCAACAGAAAAATAA
- a CDS encoding TonB family protein has translation MKILLLQQKNKIAFFISFLVHAVLLACFFRIDVKTSEIKNDKALAVLFYAPSIPQNAVKEEIIEEIKEIKEEIIKEEIKEEKFALKPKKKHHKKPKPKQEVKEIKKTQDEPITPKNEPLASKINEAKPTTTISNNTPAGGNNQDELISHIQSVLNKTAKSNYPMSSRKRREQGVVVVGFTYDYGKAKNIKILKPSKYENLNKAGIKSVEIAKFKRYERVLDISVPLKFSLH, from the coding sequence ATGAAAATTTTGCTATTGCAACAGAAAAATAAAATCGCATTTTTCATCTCCTTTTTAGTTCATGCGGTTTTGTTGGCGTGTTTTTTTAGAATTGATGTAAAGACAAGTGAGATTAAAAATGATAAAGCTTTAGCGGTGCTTTTTTATGCTCCTAGCATACCTCAAAATGCTGTTAAAGAAGAAATAATTGAAGAAATCAAAGAAATAAAAGAAGAAATAATCAAAGAAGAGATAAAAGAAGAAAAATTTGCTTTAAAACCTAAAAAAAAGCACCATAAAAAACCAAAACCAAAGCAAGAAGTAAAAGAAATTAAAAAAACTCAAGATGAGCCAATCACACCTAAAAACGAACCTTTAGCAAGCAAGATAAATGAAGCTAAACCAACTACTACAATTAGTAATAATACTCCTGCAGGTGGGAATAATCAAGATGAATTAATCTCTCATATTCAATCAGTTTTAAATAAAACTGCTAAGAGCAATTATCCTATGAGTTCAAGAAAAAGGCGTGAGCAAGGAGTAGTGGTTGTAGGATTTACCTATGATTATGGTAAGGCAAAAAATATAAAAATACTTAAGCCATCAAAATATGAAAATCTAAATAAAGCAGGGATTAAAAGCGTTGAGATAGCGAAATTTAAGCGTTATGAAAGAGTTTTAGATATTAGTGTGCCGCTTAAGTTTAGCTTACATTAG